The Jiangella sp. DSM 45060 genome contains the following window.
CGACCAGGATGTCGGTGCGCAGGTTCGCGTCTGTCGTCACCTGATCTGCTCCTGTGGGTGCTCGAACCCGGCCCGGGTGCCCTCCAGGTCGTGGGCGGCGCTCAACAGGCCTCGGGTGTAGGGATGGGCGGGCGCCGTGAACAGCTCCTCCGCCGTCGTGCATTCGACCAGCTCGCCGCTCTTCATCACCGCGACCCGATCGGCGATCTGCCGCACCACCGCGAGGTCGTGCGTGATGAACAGGATCGACAGGTCGTGCGTGCGCTGCAGGTCGACGAGCAGGCGCAGGATCTGCGACTGGACCGACACGTCCAGAGCCGACACCGCCTCGTCGCACACCAGCAGCCGGGGACGCAGCGCCAGTGCCCGGGCGATGCTCACCCGCTGGCGCTGCCCGCCGGAGAGCGCCGACGGGCGACGAGCGGCGACCCCCGCGTCGAGGCCGACGGCGGCGAGGGCGTCCGACAGCGCCTGCCGGCGATCCCCCGCCGGCGCGACCGCGGGATGAACCTTCCACGCCTCGCGGATGATCGCGCCCACGGTCATCCGCGGGTTGAGCGACGAGCCGGGGTCCTGGAACACCATCTGGATGGCGCGCTGCAGCTCCGCGGGTCTGGTGTCGACCGGCCCGAGCGCACGACCTTCGTAGGCGATGGTGCCGCCCTGCGGGCGGACGAGCCCGAGGACACAGCGTGCGACGGTCGACTTCCCCGATCCGGACTCGCCGACCAGGGCCAGCGTCTCCCGGGCCTCGATGTCCAGGTCGACGCCGCTGACGGCCCGGACGATCGTCCGGGCGCCGCGCAGCGACCGGCGGGGACCGGTGAACGTCACCTTCAGGTCGCGGATCTCCAGTACGTGCGACGTCACGACTCCACCTTCTCGGCGAGATGACACGCGCTGAACCGGCCGGACTCG
Protein-coding sequences here:
- a CDS encoding ATP-binding cassette domain-containing protein, encoding MTSHVLEIRDLKVTFTGPRRSLRGARTIVRAVSGVDLDIEARETLALVGESGSGKSTVARCVLGLVRPQGGTIAYEGRALGPVDTRPAELQRAIQMVFQDPGSSLNPRMTVGAIIREAWKVHPAVAPAGDRRQALSDALAAVGLDAGVAARRPSALSGGQRQRVSIARALALRPRLLVCDEAVSALDVSVQSQILRLLVDLQRTHDLSILFITHDLAVVRQIADRVAVMKSGELVECTTAEELFTAPAHPYTRGLLSAAHDLEGTRAGFEHPQEQIR